One genomic segment of Microcella indica includes these proteins:
- the rpoC gene encoding DNA-directed RNA polymerase subunit beta', with amino-acid sequence MLDATTFDYLQIGLATAENIRKWSHGEVKKPETINYRTLKPEKDGLFGEQIFGPSRDWECSCGKYKRVRFKGIVCERCGVEVTKSSVRRERMGHIELAAPVTHIWYFKGVPSRLGYLLDMAPKDLEKVIYFAAYMVISVDEEGRHADLPGLENELRLEIKTLEDQRDSGIASRMQKLETELAELEAEGAKADQKRKTKDAGEKEMAQLRKSFDEQIGQLERVWEDFRTLKVGDLKPEDAVFQELQDRFGLYFEAYMGAEAIQKRLEAFDLATESEQLHEQIAAGKGQKKIRAIKRLKVVNSFLQTGNSPAAMVLDVVPVIPPELRPMVQLDGGRFATSDLNDLYRRVINRNNRLRRLLDLGAPEIIVNNEKRMLQEAVDALFDNGRRGRPVTGTGNRALKSLSDMLKGKQGRFRQNLLGKRVDYSGRSVIVVGPQLKLHQCGLPKIMALELFKPFVIKRLIDLGHAQNIKSAKRMVERSRPQVWEVLEEIIRERPVLLNRAPTLHRLGIQAFEPQLIEGKAIQLHPLVCAAFNADFDGDQMAVHLPLSVEAQAEARILMLASNNILKPSDGRPVTVPTQDMIIGLHHLTTEREGAEGEGRAFSTIPEAIMAMDQGSLHLNAKIRIRLEGQKYGGRQLKETTLGRALFNELMPEDYPFIADVADKGTISQIVNNLAERYPKTVVAATLDKMKDAGFYWATRSGVTVALSDVLTPPRKKEIVATYEARAAKIQGQFDKGLTTDDERRAELVALWTEATKEVNTEMRANIPLDNTINRMVTSGARGNWLQVGNIAGMRGLVSNPRGEIIARPIINSYREGLSVAEYFIATHGARKGLADTALRTADSGYLTRRLVDVAQDVIIREEDCGTSKGLDFPIAHEVDGAWVRDDNVENLVFARTLAADAVDAKGTVVLEAGSDVGDVQITALVDAGVAEIKVRSVLTCESAVGVCASCYGRSMATGTRVDLGEAVGIIAAQSIGEPGTQLTMRTFHTGGSAGADDITQGLPRVTELFEARTPKGASPIAESAGRITIEETEKQRRIVLTPDNGDEPVAVVVSKRVSLLVEDGQHVELGHQFFEGPVDPKEVLRVKGVRAVQQHLVEGVQGAYRSQGVPIHDKHIEVIVRQMLRKVTVVDHGETELLPGELVDRSKYNSLNRAALSESKKTASARQEVMGITKASLATESWLSAASFQETTRVLTEAAMQGKRDPLLGLKENVIIGKLIPAGTGLPAYRNVSVEATEEAKSERYPNRIFADDSSFTEADLSFVDFDSFSSDEPTPGTYS; translated from the coding sequence GTGCTCGACGCAACAACTTTCGACTACCTCCAGATCGGCCTGGCTACCGCCGAGAACATCCGCAAGTGGTCGCACGGCGAGGTCAAGAAGCCGGAGACCATCAACTACCGCACGCTCAAGCCTGAGAAGGACGGCCTGTTCGGCGAGCAGATCTTCGGCCCCTCGCGCGACTGGGAGTGCTCGTGCGGCAAGTACAAGCGGGTGCGATTCAAGGGCATCGTGTGCGAGCGCTGCGGCGTCGAGGTCACGAAGTCCTCGGTGCGCCGCGAGCGCATGGGCCACATCGAGCTCGCCGCTCCGGTCACGCACATCTGGTACTTCAAGGGTGTGCCGAGCCGGCTCGGCTACCTGCTCGACATGGCGCCGAAGGACCTCGAGAAGGTCATCTACTTCGCCGCCTACATGGTCATCTCGGTCGACGAGGAAGGTCGCCACGCCGACCTCCCCGGGCTCGAGAACGAGCTGCGCCTCGAGATCAAGACCCTCGAGGACCAGCGCGACAGCGGCATCGCCTCGCGCATGCAGAAGCTCGAGACCGAGCTCGCCGAGCTCGAGGCCGAGGGCGCCAAGGCCGATCAGAAGCGCAAGACCAAGGACGCCGGTGAGAAGGAGATGGCGCAGCTGCGCAAGTCCTTCGACGAGCAGATCGGTCAGCTCGAGCGAGTGTGGGAGGACTTCCGCACCCTCAAGGTCGGCGACCTCAAGCCGGAAGACGCCGTCTTCCAGGAGCTGCAGGACCGCTTCGGTCTGTACTTCGAGGCCTACATGGGCGCCGAGGCGATCCAGAAGCGCCTCGAGGCCTTCGACCTGGCGACCGAGAGCGAGCAGCTCCACGAGCAGATCGCGGCTGGCAAGGGTCAGAAGAAGATTCGTGCGATCAAGCGCCTCAAGGTCGTCAACTCGTTCCTGCAGACGGGCAACTCGCCCGCCGCGATGGTGCTCGACGTCGTCCCGGTCATCCCGCCGGAGCTGCGCCCGATGGTCCAGCTCGACGGTGGACGCTTCGCGACGAGCGACCTCAACGACCTGTACCGGCGCGTGATCAACCGCAACAACCGCCTGCGCCGCCTTCTCGACCTCGGAGCACCCGAGATCATCGTGAACAACGAGAAGCGCATGCTGCAGGAGGCCGTGGACGCGCTGTTCGACAACGGTCGTCGCGGCCGGCCCGTCACGGGCACCGGCAACCGCGCGCTCAAGTCGCTCAGCGACATGCTCAAGGGCAAGCAGGGTCGGTTCCGCCAGAACCTGCTCGGCAAGCGCGTCGACTACTCGGGCCGTTCGGTCATCGTCGTCGGCCCGCAGCTGAAGCTGCACCAGTGCGGCCTGCCGAAGATCATGGCGCTCGAGCTCTTCAAGCCGTTCGTCATCAAGCGCCTCATCGATCTGGGCCACGCTCAGAACATCAAGAGCGCCAAGCGCATGGTCGAGCGCTCGCGGCCGCAGGTGTGGGAGGTGCTCGAGGAGATCATCCGCGAGCGCCCCGTGCTCCTCAACCGCGCGCCCACGCTGCACCGTCTGGGCATCCAGGCGTTCGAGCCTCAGCTCATCGAGGGCAAGGCTATCCAGCTGCACCCGCTCGTGTGCGCGGCGTTCAACGCCGACTTCGACGGTGACCAGATGGCCGTGCACCTTCCGCTGTCGGTCGAGGCCCAGGCCGAGGCGCGCATTCTCATGCTCGCCTCGAACAACATCCTCAAGCCCTCCGACGGCCGCCCCGTGACGGTGCCGACGCAGGACATGATCATCGGTCTGCACCACCTCACGACCGAGCGCGAAGGCGCCGAGGGCGAGGGTCGTGCCTTCTCGACGATCCCCGAGGCGATCATGGCCATGGATCAGGGCTCGCTGCACCTCAACGCGAAGATCCGCATCCGCCTCGAGGGCCAGAAGTACGGCGGGCGCCAGCTCAAGGAGACGACGCTCGGTCGCGCCCTCTTCAACGAGCTCATGCCGGAGGACTACCCGTTCATCGCCGATGTCGCCGACAAGGGCACGATCAGCCAGATCGTCAACAACCTGGCTGAGCGCTACCCGAAGACGGTCGTCGCGGCGACGCTCGACAAGATGAAGGACGCCGGCTTCTACTGGGCGACGCGCTCGGGAGTCACGGTCGCGCTGAGCGACGTGCTCACGCCGCCGCGCAAGAAGGAGATCGTGGCGACCTACGAGGCTCGCGCCGCGAAGATCCAGGGTCAGTTCGACAAGGGTCTGACGACCGATGACGAGCGTCGCGCCGAGCTGGTCGCGCTGTGGACGGAGGCGACCAAGGAGGTCAACACCGAGATGCGCGCGAACATCCCGCTCGACAACACCATCAACCGCATGGTCACCTCCGGTGCCCGCGGTAACTGGCTGCAGGTCGGAAACATCGCCGGGATGCGCGGGCTCGTGTCGAACCCTCGTGGTGAGATCATCGCCCGTCCGATCATCAACTCGTACCGCGAGGGCCTCTCGGTGGCGGAGTACTTCATCGCCACGCACGGTGCGCGCAAGGGTCTCGCCGACACGGCGCTGCGCACGGCGGACTCGGGGTACCTGACGCGTCGACTCGTCGATGTCGCGCAGGACGTCATCATCCGCGAGGAGGACTGCGGCACGTCCAAGGGTCTCGACTTCCCGATCGCCCACGAGGTGGATGGCGCCTGGGTGCGCGACGACAACGTCGAGAACCTCGTGTTCGCCCGCACCCTCGCGGCCGACGCTGTCGACGCCAAGGGCACGGTCGTGCTCGAGGCGGGATCCGATGTCGGCGACGTGCAGATCACGGCGCTCGTCGATGCGGGCGTCGCTGAGATCAAGGTGCGCTCGGTCCTGACCTGCGAGTCCGCGGTCGGGGTGTGCGCATCCTGCTACGGCCGCTCCATGGCCACGGGCACGCGCGTCGACCTGGGTGAGGCCGTGGGCATCATTGCGGCCCAGTCGATCGGCGAGCCCGGCACGCAGCTCACGATGCGCACCTTCCACACGGGTGGTTCGGCGGGAGCGGACGACATCACGCAGGGTCTGCCCCGCGTGACGGAGCTCTTCGAGGCTCGCACCCCGAAGGGCGCGAGCCCGATCGCGGAGAGCGCCGGTCGCATCACGATCGAGGAGACCGAGAAGCAGCGCCGCATCGTGCTGACGCCCGACAACGGCGACGAGCCTGTCGCGGTCGTCGTGTCGAAGCGCGTCTCGCTCCTGGTCGAGGACGGCCAGCACGTCGAGCTCGGCCACCAGTTCTTCGAGGGTCCGGTGGACCCGAAGGAGGTCCTGAGGGTCAAGGGCGTGCGTGCCGTTCAGCAGCACCTCGTCGAGGGCGTGCAGGGTGCGTACCGCTCGCAGGGTGTCCCGATCCACGACAAGCACATCGAGGTCATCGTGCGCCAGATGCTGCGCAAGGTCACCGTGGTCGACCACGGCGAGACCGAGCTGCTGCCCGGTGAGCTCGTCGACCGCTCGAAGTACAACTCCCTCAACCGGGCTGCGCTCTCCGAGTCCAAGAAGACGGCGTCCGCGCGTCAGGAGGTCATGGGCATCACGAAGGCCTCGCTGGCCACCGAGTCGTGGCTCTCGGCCGCGTCCTTCCAGGAGACGACGCGCGTGCTCACCGAGGCCGCCATGCAGGGAAAGCGCGACCCTCTGCTGGGCCTCAAGGAGAACGTCATCATCGGAAAGCTCATCCCGGCCGGTACCGGCCTGCCCGCGTACCGCAACGTGTCGGTCGAGGCGACGGAGGAGGCGAAGTCGGAGCGCTACCCGAACCGCATCTTCGCCGACGACTCGAGCTTCACCGAGGCTGACCTCTCGTTCGTCGACTTCGACTCGTTCTCGAGCGACGAGCCGACGCCCGGCACGTACAGCTAG